One Salminus brasiliensis chromosome 5, fSalBra1.hap2, whole genome shotgun sequence DNA segment encodes these proteins:
- the plekho1b gene encoding pleckstrin homology domain-containing family O member 1b, which yields MKKNSSTKRGLQDSSQHPAQPDKIGWIRKYCGKGLFREIWKNRFVVLKGEKLYISEKEVKDEKKIHEVVDLTDYERSEELRKAKSRTKKNHSKFTLLCCRQPGNTVPNLVFLAVSPEEKESWINALNIAITRSKNRILDEVTVEEDSCLAHPTRDRAKIPHTRRLPTRGHLMAVASTSSSDGMLTLDLIQEEDAPASTGKDASDKNFQLNANSGVDSCKLLPGTESTGKSQSLPRKSESAWDWSGSDSQNRTPKTGKKLSCAEKNRCASMDEILSHSDTRATKRPIPHCSVSAPAHSIGHLQDLISQKLERTQELLTEVRVPGQGRGKDSSTSKGSIVEGQKAEAERLLEEAASTWGQARDVLEEVKELRVLCRQLDSASSAALSTSPSGKLKNQQQNNYRKSMM from the exons ATGAAGAAGAACAGTTCAACAAAGCGG GGCTTGCAGGACTCCAGCCAGCATCCCGCTCAACCAGACAAAATCGGCTGGATTCGGAAGTACTGTGGCAAAGGCCTCTTCAGAGAAATATGGAAAAACCGATTCGTCGTGCTAAAAGGAGAGAAGCTCTACATCTCCGAAAAAGAG GTGAAGGATGAGAAGAAAATCCATGAAGTGGTGGACCTTACAGACTATGAGAGGTCTGAGGAACTGCGCAAGGCCAAGAGCCGCACCAAGAAAAACCACAGCAAGTTCACCCTGCTGTGCTGCCGCCAGCCAGGAAACACA GTCCCAAACCTGGTCTTCTTAGCTGTCAGCCCAGAGGAGAAAGAGTCATGGATCAATGCCTTAAACATAGCCATCACCAGATCCAAGAACCGCATCCTGGATGAG GTTACGGTAGAAGAGGACAGTTGCCTGGCCCACCCCACACGTGACCGAGCAAAGATTCCACACACTCGTCGACTGCCCACACGTGGACACCTTATGGCTGTG GcctcaacatcatcatcagatGGTATGCTGACCCTAGACCTTATTCAGGAGGAAGATGCACCCGCATCTACAGGCAAGGACGCCAGTGACAAGAACTTCCAGCTCAATGCAAACTCAGGTGTGGACAGCTGCAAGCTGTTGCCTGGTACCGAGTCCACTGGCAAGTCTCAGAGCCTGCCGCGTAAGAGCGAGAGTGCCTGGGACTGGTCGGGCTCAGACAGCCAGAACCGAACACCCAAGACTGGAAAAAAGCtcagctgtgcagagaagaaCCGATGCGCCTCCATGGACGAGATCCTGTCTCACTCAGACACGCGGGCCACCAAGAGGCCCATCCCCCACTGCTCCGTGTCTGCTCCCGCTCACTCCATCGGCCATCTGCAGGATctcatctcccagaagctgGAGAGGACACAGGAGCTGCTCACTGAAGTGCGGGTTCCTGGGCAGGGCAGAGGGAAAGACTCCAGCACCAGCAAGGGCTCCATTGTGGAGGGGCAGAAGGCAGAGGCTGAGCGGCTGCTGGAGGAAGCAGCGTCTACCTGGGGTCAGGCACGGGACGTCCTGGAGGAGGTGAAAGAGCTTAGAGTGCTTTGCAGGCAGCTGGACTCGGCCTCGTCCGCAGCGCTCAGCACCTCACCCAGCGGAAAGCTGAAGAACCAGCAGCAGAATAATTACAGGAAAAGCATGATGTGA